AATCTTATACAAGAATTTAAATCAAAATGCAAAGCAGATTATCCATATTCTAAGTAGCTATATACTTTACATTTTAAATTTTAACTATATCTAAGAATTCGTTAAACGTGGGCAGAGAGATAATGATACTCTCAGATTTTGATCTTAAAAACTATATAAAATCTGGACGAATAGTTATAGAACCATTTGACGAGTCTATAGTTAGAGAGAATGGGCTTGATCTAAGACTTGGAGACGAAATTTGTGAATTAATGGGTATTGAAGAGGTATTAGATCCGTATACAGCTTCAGATATTTCAAAATATTATAACTGTCATAAAATCGATGAATTCATAGTTAAGCCATACAATAAATATCTTTTAACAACACTTGAATACATTAGAGTTCCGCCAGAGCTTATGGCATTTGTTGAACTTAGATCTACATTTGCAAGACTTGGACTAGCTATTCCTCCAACAATTATTGATGGAGGTTTTGAAGGGCAAATAACAATAGAGCTACATGGATCTGCCTTTCCAATAAAACTTAGAAAAGGAACAAGATTTCTACATATAGTATTCTCAAAGGTTACAAGTCCTATAGAAAGACCTTATAGTGGTAAGTATCAAAGACAACGAGGTGTAAAGCTGCCTCATCTTCCAATAGACTAAGGTCTGATGCATTAATATCATGAAAAGTAATAGGAATTACTTAAAAATTAGGATGATTAATAATTTTCATATCAATTTAAAGCATTTTACATATGATGTTACATTATCGTTCCTTTTATTCATCCTCCTGGTCCTCCATGCCAAGGGCTATGTTTCCATATTTCCATCCATATATCCTCTTCTTCTATGGTTTCTACTTTTGCTATTCTATCCCTTATATTTATAAGAGCTCTATGATGCTTTACTTCATCTTCATATACTATTTCTAACAATATCTTTATCCTTGGATCATCAATTCTATCTAAGAGCTTCTTTGAACTTTCAATCATTCTATTCTCTGTCTCTATATGTCTATCTATCTCTTTTCTTATTAATGATAATTCTTCTTGTGATAACATTGGCTGTACATCTTTCATTAACTTAAGTATTGCTTTATAGAGATCTCCGTGTTTCTCTGAATCCTTTGCTATAGCTAATAGTATTGCAGATAATGTTGGATGTTTTATCTTTTCTGCTATAGCTTTCAATTCCTTAGAATAGCTATATTCTGTTTCTATCAGCATATTTAGAATTTCCTCGATACTCATCTTATCATCACTATTACATTTTTTCTTCAAGTATAACTATTCCCTTGGGATTCTTAATCCTTAATGCAATAGTTTCTCTAATCCTAAATACATGGTTAC
Above is a genomic segment from Ignisphaera aggregans DSM 17230 containing:
- a CDS encoding dCTP deaminase (COGs: COG0717 Deoxycytidine deaminase~InterPro IPR008180:IPR011962~KEGG: sto:ST0226 deoxycytidine triphosphate deaminase~PFAM: deoxyUTP pyrophosphatase~SPTR: Q976G3 Probable deoxycytidine triphosphate deaminase~TIGRFAM: deoxycytidine triphosphate deaminase~PFAM: dUTPase~TIGRFAM: deoxycytidine triphosphate deaminase); amino-acid sequence: MILSDFDLKNYIKSGRIVIEPFDESIVRENGLDLRLGDEICELMGIEEVLDPYTASDISKYYNCHKIDEFIVKPYNKYLLTTLEYIRVPPELMAFVELRSTFARLGLAIPPTIIDGGFEGQITIELHGSAFPIKLRKGTRFLHIVFSKVTSPIERPYSGKYQRQRGVKLPHLPID
- a CDS encoding conserved hypothetical protein (KEGG: smr:Smar_1074 hypothetical protein~SPTR: A3DNG2 Putative uncharacterized protein); protein product: MKKKCNSDDKMSIEEILNMLIETEYSYSKELKAIAEKIKHPTLSAILLAIAKDSEKHGDLYKAILKLMKDVQPMLSQEELSLIRKEIDRHIETENRMIESSKKLLDRIDDPRIKILLEIVYEDEVKHHRALINIRDRIAKVETIEEEDIWMEIWKHSPWHGGPGG